From the Sphingomonas aliaeris genome, one window contains:
- a CDS encoding metal-dependent hydrolase — translation MAKATTPADLTITPRDLRFGRGSAIRRWWLNDDPIATAFYNALSVTFPKGEGFFVDSVRNFREGTPPRLQAEIQAFIKQEVIHTREHVAFNRHVVDQGYDVAPLERDVDRALALTKGKPQIASLAATMALEHFTAMLAHELIANPKHLAGGDEQAAALWRWHAAEEIEHKGVAYDTWMHATRDWTRWKRWKIKSIVMVATTFKFFQGRRRGMIELLRQDGLTGPKVWARMAWYAFGNPGMARKILGAWIAFFLPGFHPWKHDDRELIGLAESDYAAAILPRAAKTPVPA, via the coding sequence GTGGCGAAAGCAACTACTCCCGCCGATCTGACGATCACGCCCCGCGATCTGCGCTTCGGGCGCGGCTCTGCGATTCGGCGCTGGTGGCTCAACGACGATCCTATCGCGACCGCCTTCTACAATGCCTTGTCGGTCACTTTTCCGAAGGGTGAGGGCTTTTTCGTCGATAGCGTTCGTAATTTTCGTGAAGGAACGCCGCCCCGCCTGCAGGCCGAAATCCAGGCTTTCATCAAGCAGGAAGTGATCCACACCCGTGAACACGTCGCGTTCAACCGCCATGTCGTCGACCAGGGCTATGACGTCGCGCCGCTGGAACGCGATGTCGATCGCGCGCTCGCGCTCACTAAGGGCAAGCCGCAGATTGCAAGCCTCGCTGCGACGATGGCGCTGGAACATTTTACCGCAATGCTGGCCCACGAATTGATCGCCAATCCGAAGCATCTCGCCGGCGGCGACGAACAGGCAGCGGCTTTGTGGCGCTGGCACGCCGCCGAGGAAATCGAGCATAAGGGCGTCGCCTACGACACGTGGATGCACGCGACGAGGGACTGGACCCGTTGGAAACGCTGGAAGATCAAGTCGATCGTCATGGTGGCGACGACGTTCAAGTTCTTCCAGGGCCGTCGCCGCGGCATGATCGAACTGTTGCGCCAGGACGGCCTGACCGGTCCGAAGGTCTGGGCGCGGATGGCGTGGTATGCGTTCGGCAACCCCGGCATGGCGCGCAAGATCCTCGGCGCGTGGATCGCTTTCTTTCTGCCCGGCTTCCACCCGTGGAAGCATGACGACCGCGAACTGATCGGTCTGGCGGAAAGCGATTATGCCGCGGCTATACTGCCGCGTGCGGCGAAGACGCCCGTACCGGCCTGA
- a CDS encoding GNAT family N-acetyltransferase: MFARTKRLTLRPGWPEDAAALTRAIGHADVADKLARVPWPYGLGDAEAFLSRARPFDAPGFLMFESPTVAPRLVGGIGLQPGETLGQYDLGYWVTPDAWGRGYATEAGRQVIEIARHALRLKRLTAFHFVDNPASGRVLEKLGFRPTGRVEPRPSLARGGLAPSVMMELDLEVERCCEELLAA, translated from the coding sequence ATGTTCGCTCGCACGAAGAGATTGACGTTACGGCCGGGCTGGCCGGAAGATGCCGCCGCACTGACCCGCGCGATCGGGCATGCCGACGTGGCGGACAAGCTTGCGCGCGTTCCCTGGCCTTATGGGCTTGGCGATGCGGAGGCGTTCCTGTCCCGGGCACGTCCGTTCGACGCCCCCGGTTTCCTGATGTTCGAATCGCCGACCGTCGCGCCGCGGCTCGTTGGCGGGATCGGGTTGCAGCCGGGCGAGACGCTCGGCCAGTATGATCTCGGCTATTGGGTCACGCCCGACGCATGGGGGCGCGGTTACGCCACCGAGGCGGGCCGGCAGGTGATCGAGATCGCGCGCCATGCATTGCGGCTGAAGCGGCTCACGGCGTTCCATTTCGTCGACAATCCGGCGTCCGGTCGTGTTCTCGAGAAGCTTGGCTTCCGGCCGACGGGGCGTGTCGAGCCGCGTCCTTCGCTCGCGCGGGGCGGGTTGGCGCCATCGGTGATGATGGAGCTCGATCTTGAGGTCGAGCGATGCTGCGAGGAACTGCTGGCGGCTTGA
- the rplU gene encoding 50S ribosomal protein L21, producing MFAVVRTGGKQYRVAAGDKIVVEKLDGEAGSSISFSDILLAGEGAELKSVEGLTVSAEIIAQAKADKIVVFKKKRRHNYRRKNGHRQQHTILKITAIGSEEKKKAAPKKAATEATGAEAPAAQA from the coding sequence ATGTTCGCAGTCGTGCGCACAGGCGGCAAGCAATACCGCGTCGCCGCCGGAGACAAGATCGTCGTCGAGAAGCTCGATGGCGAAGCAGGTTCGTCCATCTCGTTCAGCGACATTCTGCTCGCTGGCGAAGGCGCCGAACTGAAGTCGGTCGAGGGGCTGACCGTCTCCGCCGAGATCATCGCCCAGGCGAAAGCCGACAAGATCGTCGTCTTCAAGAAGAAGCGCCGGCATAACTATCGCCGCAAGAACGGCCATCGCCAGCAGCACACGATCCTGAAGATCACGGCGATCGGTTCGGAAGAGAAGAAGAAGGCCGCCCCCAAGAAGGCCGCAACCGAAGCGACGGGCGCAGAAGCCCCGGCCGCTCAGGCGTAA
- the purQ gene encoding phosphoribosylformylglycinamidine synthase subunit PurQ, translating into MKAAVIVFPGSNCDRDLAVAIRDIGGIAPAMVWHGDSELPEGLDLIGVPGGFSYGDYLRSGAMAARSPIMRAVADAAERGVAVLGVCNGFQVLTEAGMLPGALMRNAGIDFVCRDVPLVVENADSMFTGRYAKGQTISVPVAHHDGNYFADDATLDRLEGEGRVAFRYGEPVNGSARNIAGVLNAKGNVLGMMPHPERRIETAHGGADGRGLFEGLLGLVSA; encoded by the coding sequence ATCTCGCGGTGGCGATCCGCGATATCGGCGGTATCGCGCCAGCGATGGTGTGGCACGGCGATAGCGAGTTGCCCGAGGGCCTCGACCTGATCGGCGTGCCGGGCGGGTTTTCCTATGGCGACTATCTGCGATCCGGCGCGATGGCGGCGCGGTCCCCGATCATGCGCGCGGTGGCGGATGCGGCGGAGCGCGGTGTCGCTGTGCTGGGTGTCTGCAACGGGTTCCAGGTGCTGACCGAAGCGGGGATGCTGCCAGGCGCGCTGATGCGCAATGCGGGGATCGATTTCGTCTGCCGCGACGTGCCTTTGGTGGTCGAGAATGCCGACAGCATGTTCACGGGGCGCTATGCCAAGGGACAGACGATCTCCGTGCCGGTCGCGCATCACGACGGCAATTACTTCGCCGACGATGCGACGCTCGACCGGCTGGAAGGCGAAGGCCGCGTTGCGTTTCGTTATGGCGAGCCGGTCAACGGATCGGCGCGCAACATTGCGGGCGTGCTGAACGCGAAGGGCAATGTGCTGGGCATGATGCCGCACCCGGAGCGCCGGATCGAGACCGCGCATGGCGGAGCCGACGGGCGTGGGCTGTTCGAGGGGTTGCTGGGACTGGTTTCGGCCTAA
- a CDS encoding DUF6481 family protein, with protein sequence MAYKEPTFQDRAALAAQAKQKAIEKLKAKPPVDPAVAAARAAAREAKEAALVKKREEKAAAIEQARLDKIAKAEAAAAAIEAEKQRLIDADIAAKAARDARYAARKAKR encoded by the coding sequence ATGGCGTATAAGGAACCGACCTTCCAGGATCGCGCGGCGCTCGCCGCCCAGGCGAAGCAGAAGGCGATCGAGAAGCTGAAGGCGAAGCCGCCGGTCGATCCGGCTGTCGCCGCCGCGCGCGCCGCCGCGCGCGAGGCCAAAGAAGCCGCCCTCGTCAAGAAGCGTGAGGAAAAGGCCGCTGCGATCGAGCAGGCCCGTTTGGACAAGATCGCCAAGGCCGAAGCCGCCGCCGCTGCGATCGAAGCCGAGAAGCAGCGCCTGATCGACGCAGACATCGCCGCCAAGGCCGCCCGCGACGCCCGCTACGCCGCCCGCAAGGCGAAGCGCTGA
- a CDS encoding acyl carrier protein: protein MTDRTAIFDTVAAQIEPFDKKGVEITDATTFQGNLEWDSLTVMDFVAAIEDEFDIIITMNMQAEIETVGQLVDAVAKLKG, encoded by the coding sequence ATGACCGACCGCACCGCCATCTTCGACACCGTCGCCGCCCAGATCGAACCCTTCGACAAGAAGGGCGTCGAGATTACCGATGCTACCACGTTCCAGGGCAATCTGGAATGGGACAGCCTGACCGTGATGGATTTCGTCGCTGCGATCGAAGACGAGTTCGACATTATCATAACGATGAACATGCAGGCGGAGATCGAAACGGTCGGCCAGTTGGTCGATGCGGTCGCCAAGCTGAAGGGTTGA
- the rpmA gene encoding 50S ribosomal protein L27, translating into MAHKKAGGSSRNGRDSAGRRLGVKKFGGESVVPGNILVRQRGTKFYPGTNVGIGKDHTLFALTEGRVTFKQGKLGRKFCSVEMPAAIAAE; encoded by the coding sequence ATGGCACATAAGAAAGCAGGCGGTTCATCGCGCAACGGTCGCGATTCGGCCGGTCGTCGCCTTGGCGTCAAGAAGTTCGGTGGCGAATCGGTCGTTCCGGGCAACATTCTCGTGCGTCAGCGCGGCACCAAATTCTATCCCGGCACCAATGTCGGCATTGGCAAGGATCACACCCTGTTCGCGCTGACCGAAGGTCGCGTGACGTTCAAGCAGGGCAAGCTTGGCCGAAAGTTCTGCTCGGTCGAGATGCCGGCAGCGATTGCCGCCGAATAA
- a CDS encoding queuosine precursor transporter: protein MPAPINARHLATANLRYFDFVMAAFVAIILLSNVIGAGKVAQIWLPGIGYWPFGAGILFFPVSYVIGDVLTEVYGYARARRVIWAGSIAVLFMAFMSWVVVELPPAPDWGNQAAYETIFGQVPRIVFASLCAFWAGEFVNSYVLARMKLWTGGKHLWSRTIGSTIAGQGVDSLIFYPLAFLYADGWTTDLVLKVLVTQWVLKVGWEVLLTPLTYIVVGFLKRREGLDVYDEGTDFTPFRTQV from the coding sequence GTGCCGGCACCGATCAACGCGCGCCATCTGGCGACCGCCAATCTGCGCTATTTCGATTTCGTCATGGCCGCGTTCGTCGCGATCATCCTTCTGTCGAACGTCATCGGTGCGGGCAAGGTCGCGCAAATCTGGCTCCCCGGAATTGGATACTGGCCGTTCGGCGCGGGCATACTCTTCTTCCCCGTTTCCTACGTCATCGGCGACGTCCTGACCGAAGTCTATGGCTATGCCCGCGCACGCCGCGTCATCTGGGCCGGGTCGATCGCGGTGCTGTTCATGGCATTCATGTCATGGGTCGTGGTCGAACTGCCGCCCGCGCCCGACTGGGGCAATCAGGCGGCGTACGAGACGATCTTCGGACAGGTGCCGCGCATCGTCTTCGCCTCGCTCTGCGCCTTCTGGGCGGGCGAGTTCGTCAACTCCTACGTTCTCGCCCGGATGAAGCTGTGGACCGGCGGCAAGCATCTGTGGAGCCGCACGATCGGGTCGACGATCGCGGGGCAGGGCGTCGACAGCCTGATCTTCTACCCGCTCGCCTTCCTCTATGCCGATGGCTGGACCACCGACCTCGTGCTGAAGGTGCTGGTCACGCAATGGGTGCTGAAGGTCGGCTGGGAAGTGTTGCTGACGCCGCTGACCTATATCGTCGTCGGCTTCCTGAAGCGCCGCGAGGGCCTCGACGTCTATGACGAAGGCACCGATTTCACGCCGTTCCGGACGCAGGTGTGA
- a CDS encoding TetR/AcrR family transcriptional regulator, which produces MSTIRKRLSPEQSRDAAIEAARALLVESGPQAVTLKAVAARIGRTHANLLHHFGSAADLQKALITHLADTITAQIGEAAKRARAGDQNPREVVDMTFDAFARGAGAMASWMILSGNQDALDPILEAIHRLVDDLSEGHEPGRSSIHEETLQLVLTALGDALLGGPMAKALGLPRETARELALKSLVMSHLSSPAV; this is translated from the coding sequence GTGTCAACAATTCGCAAACGCCTGTCCCCCGAACAGTCCCGCGATGCCGCGATCGAGGCGGCGCGTGCGCTGCTGGTCGAAAGCGGCCCGCAGGCCGTCACGCTGAAGGCGGTCGCCGCACGGATCGGTCGCACGCACGCCAACCTGCTCCACCATTTCGGGTCGGCGGCTGACCTGCAGAAGGCGCTGATCACGCACCTGGCGGATACGATCACCGCGCAGATCGGCGAGGCGGCGAAACGCGCGCGCGCGGGCGACCAGAACCCGCGAGAAGTGGTCGACATGACGTTCGACGCCTTTGCGCGGGGCGCTGGCGCGATGGCGAGCTGGATGATCCTGAGCGGCAACCAGGACGCGCTAGACCCGATTCTCGAAGCGATCCATCGGTTGGTCGATGATCTGTCGGAGGGGCACGAGCCGGGGCGGTCTTCGATACACGAGGAGACGTTGCAACTCGTGTTGACCGCGCTGGGCGATGCGTTGCTCGGCGGGCCGATGGCCAAGGCGCTGGGATTACCGCGCGAGACGGCGCGAGAACTGGCGTTGAAGTCGCTGGTGATGTCGCATCTGAGTTCGCCGGCGGTTTAG
- the proB gene encoding glutamate 5-kinase: MSLFPPESCPRLIVKIGSALLVDPDGGVRRDWLAGIAADIAARARAGQQVAVVSSGAIALGARRLGLAKGGRASLEDAQAAAAVGQIALSQVWAETLGAEELTAAQILVTLDDLEDRRRYLNAAATLDRLLGLRVVPVLNENDSVATEEIRFGDNDRLAARVAQAAGAQGVVLLSDVDGLYDRNPALPDAQHIGRIQRIDGTIEAMADRGSASGMGSGGMVSKIAAARIANAAGAHLAIASGRIDRPLSTAARHTLFVAEKSAPARKAWLAGGLTARGTVHIDAGAVAALRAGNSLLAAGATRIEGSFARGDLVAVAGPDGAVLARGLAEYDAADAVRITGQRSGALAEILGYAPRGALVHRNHMAML; the protein is encoded by the coding sequence ATGTCGCTCTTCCCGCCCGAATCCTGTCCGCGGCTGATCGTGAAGATCGGGTCGGCGCTGCTTGTCGATCCCGACGGCGGCGTGCGGCGCGACTGGTTGGCCGGGATCGCCGCCGACATCGCTGCGCGCGCGCGAGCCGGTCAGCAGGTTGCGGTCGTCTCTTCGGGCGCTATCGCGCTTGGCGCGCGCCGCCTTGGGCTCGCAAAGGGCGGACGGGCGAGCCTCGAGGATGCGCAAGCTGCCGCCGCGGTGGGCCAGATCGCTTTGAGTCAAGTCTGGGCAGAAACGCTCGGCGCCGAAGAACTGACGGCGGCGCAGATACTGGTCACCCTGGACGATCTGGAGGACCGTCGCCGGTATTTGAATGCAGCCGCGACGCTGGACCGGCTGTTGGGGCTGCGTGTGGTGCCCGTGCTGAACGAAAATGACAGCGTCGCGACCGAGGAAATCCGCTTTGGCGACAATGACCGCCTGGCGGCTCGGGTAGCGCAGGCGGCGGGCGCGCAGGGTGTCGTTTTGTTGAGCGACGTGGACGGATTGTACGACCGCAACCCCGCGCTGCCGGATGCACAGCATATCGGCCGGATCCAGCGGATCGACGGCACCATCGAGGCGATGGCGGATCGTGGATCGGCGTCCGGCATGGGATCGGGCGGGATGGTGTCGAAGATCGCGGCGGCGCGCATCGCGAATGCGGCAGGCGCGCATCTTGCGATCGCCAGCGGACGAATCGATCGACCGCTATCGACTGCCGCGCGGCACACGCTGTTCGTCGCGGAAAAATCCGCACCGGCGCGCAAGGCGTGGCTGGCGGGCGGACTGACCGCTCGCGGCACGGTGCATATCGATGCTGGCGCGGTCGCGGCGTTGCGTGCAGGCAACAGCCTGCTGGCGGCAGGCGCCACGCGGATCGAGGGCAGCTTCGCGCGCGGCGACCTGGTTGCGGTGGCGGGTCCGGACGGCGCAGTGCTCGCACGCGGGCTTGCGGAATACGATGCGGCGGATGCGGTTCGCATTACGGGACAGCGGAGCGGCGCGCTGGCAGAGATACTCGGCTATGCGCCGCGGGGTGCGCTGGTGCATCGCAACCATATGGCGATGCTGTGA
- a CDS encoding M20/M25/M40 family metallo-hydrolase, whose product MRIPLSIAAMSIIAISPAQAKLSAPEAVMAKTVDAEYGRSVALLQRLVDQNSGSMNFAGVEAVGRMVRAELEPLGFTVVWKPMAAAKRSGHIIATRTGKAGAKRLLLIGHLDTVFEKDSPFQKFVRRGEEAEGPGAGDDKGGMVVMISALRAMKAAGTLDAANFEIVLTGDEEDSGDPIDVARADLIAAGKRADAALDFEGLFVEDGKDMGSIARRSSNSWTLTTKGKTGHSSLIFNATYGDGAINELARILGAFRNELPEPNLTFNTGIVAGGATAALDADGVRATATGKSNVIPSTGIARGDFRTLSEEQTARVKAKMTAIVAKHAPGTDAEIVFEQGGYPAMAPTAGNRALLAKLNGVNADLGLAEMQPLDPLRRGAGDISFVANDVDGLIGLGPASRGDHAPGETVDLSSIRRQAKRAAILMTRLGSGR is encoded by the coding sequence ATGAGGATTCCGCTTTCGATCGCCGCGATGTCGATCATCGCGATTTCACCCGCGCAGGCGAAGCTGTCCGCGCCCGAGGCGGTGATGGCGAAGACGGTGGATGCCGAATATGGGCGGTCGGTGGCGTTGTTGCAGCGACTGGTGGACCAGAATTCGGGATCGATGAATTTCGCGGGGGTCGAGGCGGTCGGACGGATGGTGCGGGCGGAACTGGAACCGTTGGGCTTCACCGTCGTGTGGAAGCCGATGGCGGCGGCGAAGCGGTCGGGACACATCATCGCGACGCGGACCGGCAAAGCGGGCGCCAAGCGGCTGTTGCTGATCGGGCATCTGGACACGGTGTTCGAGAAGGATTCGCCGTTCCAGAAATTCGTCCGGCGCGGCGAGGAAGCGGAAGGCCCGGGTGCCGGCGACGACAAGGGCGGGATGGTCGTGATGATCTCCGCCCTGCGTGCGATGAAGGCGGCGGGAACGCTGGATGCGGCGAACTTCGAGATCGTGCTGACCGGCGACGAGGAGGATTCGGGCGATCCGATCGACGTGGCGCGCGCGGACCTGATCGCAGCGGGCAAAAGGGCCGACGCGGCGCTCGATTTCGAAGGGCTGTTCGTCGAGGATGGCAAGGACATGGGGTCGATCGCTCGGCGATCCTCGAACAGCTGGACACTGACGACCAAGGGCAAGACGGGCCATTCGTCGCTGATCTTCAACGCGACGTACGGCGACGGGGCGATCAACGAACTGGCGCGCATCCTGGGCGCGTTCCGGAACGAATTGCCGGAGCCGAACCTGACGTTCAACACGGGCATCGTCGCCGGTGGCGCGACCGCTGCGCTGGACGCGGACGGCGTTCGCGCGACGGCGACGGGCAAGAGCAACGTCATTCCGTCCACCGGCATCGCGCGCGGCGATTTCCGTACGCTGTCGGAGGAGCAGACCGCGCGCGTCAAGGCGAAGATGACCGCGATCGTCGCGAAGCACGCGCCCGGCACGGATGCTGAGATCGTGTTCGAGCAAGGCGGCTATCCGGCGATGGCGCCGACTGCGGGTAATCGCGCGTTGCTGGCCAAGCTGAACGGGGTGAATGCCGATCTGGGCTTGGCGGAGATGCAACCGCTGGACCCGTTGCGGCGTGGCGCGGGCGACATTTCGTTCGTGGCGAACGACGTGGACGGGCTGATCGGGCTTGGGCCAGCAAGCCGCGGCGATCATGCGCCGGGCGAGACGGTGGATCTGTCGAGCATCAGGCGGCAGGCGAAGCGTGCGGCGATCCTGATGACGCGGCTGGGCAGCGGGCGCTGA
- the obgE gene encoding GTPase ObgE, with the protein MHFLDQAKIFVRSGAGGPGAVSFRREKFIEYGGPNGGNGGKGGDIVFVAVPGLNTLIDFRYTQHFRAPRGHGGAGSNMTGAGGDDLVIQVPIGTQVLSEDKDEVLADFTEAGERVVFLRGGDGGRGNASYKTSTNRTPRQHGTGWPSQEMWVWLRLKLLADAGLVGLPNAGKSTFINAVTNAQAKVGEYAFTTTRPQLGVVRHKNNEFVVADIPGLIEGASEGAGIGDRFLGHIERCRVLLHLVDANDEDVAESYRIVRDELEAYGGGLIDKPVVVALNKIDTLDDELIAALSAELEEASGAEVIPISGAAGTGVDWVLDRLLEAIGPKGGVVGPDDEGEDEIAWSPV; encoded by the coding sequence ATGCATTTTCTCGACCAAGCAAAGATCTTCGTTCGATCGGGCGCGGGTGGCCCCGGGGCCGTCAGTTTCCGGCGCGAAAAGTTCATCGAATATGGCGGGCCGAACGGCGGCAATGGCGGCAAGGGCGGCGACATCGTGTTCGTCGCGGTACCCGGCCTGAATACGCTGATCGATTTCCGTTATACGCAGCATTTCCGCGCGCCGCGCGGACATGGCGGCGCGGGATCGAACATGACCGGCGCGGGTGGCGACGATCTGGTGATCCAGGTTCCTATCGGCACGCAGGTGCTGAGCGAAGACAAGGACGAGGTCCTTGCCGACTTCACCGAGGCGGGCGAACGTGTCGTGTTCCTGCGCGGTGGTGATGGCGGGCGCGGCAATGCGAGCTACAAGACTAGCACCAATCGCACGCCGCGCCAGCATGGTACGGGCTGGCCTTCACAGGAAATGTGGGTCTGGCTGCGGCTGAAGCTGCTCGCCGATGCCGGGCTGGTCGGGCTTCCCAATGCGGGCAAATCGACGTTCATCAACGCGGTCACCAATGCACAGGCGAAGGTCGGCGAATATGCCTTCACGACCACGCGTCCGCAGCTTGGCGTCGTGCGGCACAAGAATAACGAGTTCGTCGTCGCGGACATTCCCGGCCTGATCGAGGGCGCCTCCGAAGGGGCCGGAATCGGCGACCGGTTCCTTGGACATATCGAGCGGTGCCGCGTGCTGCTGCACTTGGTCGATGCGAACGACGAGGATGTGGCCGAAAGCTACCGCATCGTGCGCGACGAACTGGAAGCGTATGGCGGGGGGCTGATCGACAAGCCGGTGGTCGTCGCGCTCAACAAGATCGATACGCTGGACGACGAGCTGATCGCAGCGCTGTCCGCCGAACTGGAAGAGGCGAGCGGTGCGGAGGTCATTCCGATCTCGGGCGCGGCCGGAACGGGCGTGGACTGGGTGCTCGATCGGTTGCTGGAAGCGATCGGGCCGAAGGGCGGCGTGGTGGGTCCCGACGACGAAGGCGAGGACGAGATCGCTTGGTCGCCGGTCTGA
- a CDS encoding NAD-dependent epimerase/dehydratase family protein: protein MLAITGGTGFIGKRLIDLALARGYGVRALTRRPQPDANGIAWVEGSLDDTESLARLVEGADAVVHVAGVVNAPSLPDFLRGNAGGTANMVAAAEQAGVRRFVHVSSLSARKPLLSHYGQSKQLAEAEVRASKLDWTIVRPPAIYGPGDMEMRDVFRMARLGLALLPPPGRMSIVHVDDLARLLIALVDHDPGRIILDPDDGVPGGWSHEDFARAVGAAVGRKVMPFALPTKALSIAARIDRMVRGAKAKLTPDRVGYMVHPDWTIDPAHRPDKALWTPEIPTRAGLAATADWYRANGLLG from the coding sequence ATGCTGGCGATCACCGGTGGCACGGGCTTCATCGGCAAGCGGCTGATCGATCTCGCCTTGGCGCGCGGTTACGGCGTGCGAGCGTTGACCCGCCGCCCCCAACCGGACGCGAATGGCATTGCTTGGGTCGAGGGTAGCCTCGACGATACCGAAAGCCTCGCGCGGCTGGTGGAAGGCGCGGACGCCGTCGTGCATGTCGCAGGGGTGGTCAACGCCCCCAGCCTGCCCGATTTCCTGCGCGGCAATGCGGGTGGAACGGCCAATATGGTTGCGGCGGCGGAGCAGGCCGGGGTGCGCCGGTTCGTGCACGTATCCTCGCTGTCAGCGCGCAAGCCTTTGCTTTCCCATTACGGACAATCGAAGCAACTTGCCGAGGCTGAGGTCCGGGCATCGAAACTGGATTGGACGATCGTCCGGCCTCCGGCGATCTATGGTCCCGGCGACATGGAGATGCGCGACGTGTTCCGCATGGCGCGGCTGGGGCTTGCCCTGCTTCCGCCGCCGGGCCGAATGTCGATCGTCCATGTCGACGATCTCGCACGGCTGCTGATCGCCTTGGTCGATCACGATCCGGGCCGCATCATCCTGGATCCCGACGACGGCGTCCCCGGCGGCTGGTCGCACGAGGACTTCGCCCGCGCGGTGGGCGCGGCGGTCGGACGCAAGGTGATGCCGTTCGCGCTGCCGACCAAGGCACTGTCGATCGCCGCGCGGATCGACAGGATGGTGCGGGGTGCGAAAGCGAAACTGACGCCTGATCGGGTGGGCTATATGGTGCATCCGGACTGGACGATCGACCCTGCGCACCGGCCCGACAAGGCTTTGTGGACGCCGGAAATTCCGACGCGCGCCGGGCTCGCCGCGACCGCCGACTGGTACCGGGCGAACGGCCTGCTCGGCTGA